One Cynocephalus volans isolate mCynVol1 chromosome 5, mCynVol1.pri, whole genome shotgun sequence DNA window includes the following coding sequences:
- the LOC134378137 gene encoding putative olfactory receptor 1F12P, translating into MEKENQTSVSEFLLLGFSSSPGQQALFFALFLCLYLTGLFGNLLILLAIGSDHRLHTPMYFFLANLSLVDLCLPSATVPKMLLNFQTQTQSISYPGCLAQMYFCMMFANMDNFLLTVMAYDRYVAICHPLHYSTIMIQRLCASLVAVPWVIAILNPLLHTLMMARLHFCSDNIIHHFFCDISSLLPLSCSDTSLNQLMVLAVVGLIFVVPSVCILASYSLIVSAVMKIPSAQGKLKAFSTCGSHLALVILFYGAIAGVYMNPSSNHSTEKDSAASVIFMVVVPVLNPFIYSLRNNELKGALKKTLGHSKISQ; encoded by the coding sequence ATGGAAAAGGAAAACCAAACCAGTGTCTCTGAATTTCTCCTCCTGGGTTTCTCCAGTTCGCCAGGACAACAGGCACTCTTCTTTGCACTTTTCCTGTGTCTCTATTTAACAGGGTTGTTTGGAAACTTACTCATCTTGCTGGCCATTGGCTCAGACCATCGCCTCCACACacccatgtatttcttccttgCCAATCTGTCCTTGGTAGACCTCTGCCTTCCTTCAGCTACAGTCCCCAAGATGCTACTGAACTTCCAAACACAAACTCAATCCATCTCCTATCCTGGCTGTTTGGCTCAGATGTATTTCTGCATGATGTTTGCCAACATGGACAATTTTCTTCTCACAGTGATGGCATATGACCGTTATGTGGCCATCTGTCACCCTTTACATTACTCCACCATTATGATCCAGCGCCTCTGTGCCTCTCTGGTGGCTGTACCTTGGGTCATTGCCATCTTGAACCCTCTCTTGCACACTCTTATGATGGCTCGTCTGCACTTCTGCTCTGACAATATCATCCACCATTTCTTCTGTGATATcagctccctcctccctctatCCTGTTCTGACACTAGTCTTAATCAGTTGATGGTTCTGGCTGTGGTAGGGCTTATCTTTGTGGTACCTTCAGTTTGTATCCTGGCATCATACAGCCTCATCGTCTCTGCTGTGATGAAAATTCCTTCTGCCCAAGGAAAACTCAAGGCTTTCTCCACCTGTGGATCTCACCTTGCTTTGGTCATTCTTTTCTACGGAGCAATCGCAGGGGTCTATATGAACCCCTCATCCAATCATTCAACTGAAAAAGACTCAGCCGCATCAGTGATTTTCATGGTCGTAGTCCCTGTGTTGAATCCCTTCATTTACAGTCTAAGGAACAATGAGCTGAAAGGGGCTTTAAAAAAGACGCTAGGCCATAGCAAAATCTCCCAATGA